AGCAACCGATATTAGTATGGGCCGTATCCTGTAACGAGCGCATATAGAAGCGCAAGTGTTCCAATTACAATCCATGAAAGTAATATCGGCCAAACGAATTTCAGCCAGTCCGTCCACTTCACTCCACCAACCGCAAGAACCGCCATAAGTACACCAGACGTCGGTGCCACGATATTTGTAATACCGTCACCGAGTATAAATGCTAATACACCTGTTTGTCTTGTAATTCCTATGACATCCGTAATCGGAACCATTAATGGCATAACGATGGCCGCTTGCCCAGTACCAGACGTTACGAGGAAGTTAAATAGTAAGTTAAACACAAATAACATAAGTCCGCCAATATATGTCGGCATCGCTTGTAACGGTACGAGCGTTGCATTTACAATCGTATCAAGAATTTGACTGTTTTCTAATATAATAACGACCGCACGCGCGAGACCAACGACTAAAGCACCGTATGTAATACCACGCGCACCTTCAATAAATATTTTAACGAATTTGTTAGGCGAAATGCGCGACACAAATCCAACTGTAAAGCCCATCATTAAAAATACACCAACTAACTCATTAATTCCCCAACTTCTCGTAAATGCTCCCCAGATGAAAAACCCGAGATATCCGACGAAAATGAGTAAGTTAATTCCGTGTAATACAGTAAATTTCGGAGGTTCAATATTTGTGATTCCTTCATCGTCATTAAATGGTCGATTACCTAATATAGATTTTGACGGATCATTTTTTACTTTTTTCGCGTAACGATTTGTAAATATAATGACCGATAAAATCATACCGATAAATATAAATACACGTAATGTCATACCAGAAAATAGTGGAAGTTCTGCTATCGTTTGTGCGAACACTAATACAACTGGGTCAAAAATACCTGCAACCATACCGGCATAATAGCCGAGGTAAATCATCGATACTCCAATGATCGCGTCGAGTTTCAAGTTTCTAGCTAACGCAATACCAATCGGTACAAATGCGATTACCGCGTTCGCTACGAGTCCCATAGATGCTAAAATACCAAACGTTAAGGCAACGAGAGTAATTAAAACCATATAACGGCCCTTTGTCTTTTGAATTAGGACGTTTATTCCGGCATCAATCGCACCAGTATATTCAATAATCTTAACGATTCCACCGACTATCAAAATTAAAAATATAATATTCGCTGTGTCGATCATCCCTTTTTGTATCGAAACAAATAAATCCAATACATTCGCAGGGTTAGATTCTACATACGTATAACTTCCTGGAATGACACGCGTTACTCCGTCAACCTCTTCACGTACAAATGTCCCAGCTGGTATTAAGTAAGATAAAACAGCCGCGAGTAGTACGATACTAAATATAATGACGAATGCATCTGGCATTTCCAGACGTTTATACCACTTTTCTTTTTTCTCCTTCACAATACAACCTCCTTAAAGTAAAGATACTTTAAATATAAGTAAGCGATTACAAAAAGTAAAGTGATTTTTTATGTTTCTTTTTTAGTAAATGTGTGTAAAGTATTAACGACTACAGAGAAGAAGGTGACTTATGCTTTACAATCAGCTATCGATGCCTACTACGCTTAGTGGTTGGATATTTATCGTATTACTTTTGGTATTTATTGTTTTTATTTCCATTTGGTTTGACAATCGTTTTAAAAAATCTCATCGTGATACAAAAGCGTATCTACTCATAGAAGAGAGTTTAACAACTCTAGACGATAACGAAGAGATTTATAAAAATATCGATAACGTCCACAATACGTCATCTATCGTCAAAATTACATACAAAGATAATCAACCAATATCGATCGAGAAAACTAAAATCTTTACGACTAAAGAAGGACATATTAAAACTTCAGAACTTAGTAACAGAAAAAAACGCCTTCGAAAAGAGCTGCTCGATGGCGTAAAGAGTTTTGATACAGTTGAAGGTTTTAATTCAAATTATTATAGAGACGGGGAATATTTAGTCGGTAAATCGTATATGAAGCAAGCACTTAATAGCGATACA
Above is a genomic segment from Nosocomiicoccus massiliensis containing:
- a CDS encoding YfcC family protein, with the translated sequence MKEKKEKWYKRLEMPDAFVIIFSIVLLAAVLSYLIPAGTFVREEVDGVTRVIPGSYTYVESNPANVLDLFVSIQKGMIDTANIIFLILIVGGIVKIIEYTGAIDAGINVLIQKTKGRYMVLITLVALTFGILASMGLVANAVIAFVPIGIALARNLKLDAIIGVSMIYLGYYAGMVAGIFDPVVLVFAQTIAELPLFSGMTLRVFIFIGMILSVIIFTNRYAKKVKNDPSKSILGNRPFNDDEGITNIEPPKFTVLHGINLLIFVGYLGFFIWGAFTRSWGINELVGVFLMMGFTVGFVSRISPNKFVKIFIEGARGITYGALVVGLARAVVIILENSQILDTIVNATLVPLQAMPTYIGGLMLFVFNLLFNFLVTSGTGQAAIVMPLMVPITDVIGITRQTGVLAFILGDGITNIVAPTSGVLMAVLAVGGVKWTDWLKFVWPILLSWIVIGTLALLYALVTGYGPY